A part of Chitinivorax sp. B genomic DNA contains:
- a CDS encoding choice-of-anchor Q domain-containing protein produces the protein MRAAIPRSNHTMLATAIALITLPAMSWAKLYTVTSPNDAGQGTLRTILQQIPTESQGNEIIFNLPDHSRVIHLTSGEILLNKSVRIDGGKQGITLNANGKSRVIQITQNKVVTLANLTITKGYLHNYIADSDMGKTVFGAGILNYGVLTLDHVLIKDNWLIADMRPNLKSAPRKAAAALDGFNLGNLEGGGGICNKPGATLHIMNSTLNNNGIAVASGFGGGVQNAGNMIIQNSAILDNSLSAAVGWGGGIANVGQAAIINSTIAQNYVGSSGWGFNYGSGLYNGFGGKLSVSYSTIKHNLRGDEMGNSHVDWQQLFNDTEHSPAGQAWLNHTVWEHADRKFFVDLGNNYLGSDAKLGPLTDNGGPTLTFQPLPGSPLIDAGKTNCTMFVDQRGMPRSPKGRCDIGAVEVK, from the coding sequence ATGCGTGCTGCAATTCCCCGATCCAATCACACCATGCTTGCCACTGCCATTGCCCTGATCACGCTCCCCGCCATGTCATGGGCCAAGCTCTATACCGTCACCAGTCCCAATGACGCTGGCCAGGGAACCTTGCGTACCATCCTCCAGCAAATTCCCACAGAATCTCAAGGCAATGAAATCATTTTCAATTTACCGGATCACAGTCGGGTAATTCATTTGACCAGCGGAGAAATCCTGCTCAACAAATCCGTCCGCATCGATGGCGGCAAACAAGGCATCACATTGAATGCCAATGGAAAAAGCCGTGTTATTCAAATCACCCAGAACAAAGTCGTCACCCTCGCAAACCTGACAATCACCAAAGGCTATCTCCATAATTACATTGCTGATAGCGATATGGGCAAAACCGTCTTTGGCGCAGGGATTCTCAACTACGGTGTACTGACACTGGATCACGTGTTGATCAAAGACAATTGGCTTATTGCCGATATGCGCCCCAACCTGAAAAGCGCACCGCGAAAGGCAGCTGCTGCACTGGATGGTTTCAATCTGGGCAATCTGGAAGGTGGCGGCGGTATCTGCAATAAGCCAGGTGCAACCCTGCATATCATGAACAGCACCCTGAACAACAATGGGATCGCGGTTGCGTCAGGATTTGGTGGTGGCGTGCAGAATGCAGGCAATATGATCATCCAGAACAGTGCCATTCTGGACAATAGTTTAAGTGCTGCAGTCGGTTGGGGAGGTGGTATAGCAAACGTTGGTCAAGCTGCCATCATCAATTCAACCATTGCTCAAAACTACGTCGGCTCCAGTGGATGGGGATTCAACTATGGCTCCGGCCTCTATAATGGTTTCGGTGGAAAGCTCAGTGTTTCCTATTCGACAATCAAACACAATCTGCGTGGCGATGAAATGGGCAATAGCCACGTCGACTGGCAACAGCTGTTCAATGATACCGAGCATTCACCAGCCGGCCAGGCCTGGCTGAATCACACGGTGTGGGAACATGCCGATCGCAAGTTCTTTGTTGACTTGGGCAATAATTACTTGGGTTCCGACGCCAAACTTGGCCCACTCACTGACAATGGAGGCCCAACCCTCACCTTCCAACCACTGCCTGGCAGCCCACTGATTGATGCAGGCAAGACCAACTGCACGATGTTCGTCGATCAACGCGGCATGCCACGTTCCCCCAAGGGACGTTGTGATATTGGTGCAGTTGAAGTGAAGTAA
- the mnhG gene encoding monovalent cation/H(+) antiporter subunit G, producing the protein MDILIAILALAGAVLTLIGSLGLVLLPDTLTRLHAPTKTSTLGLACLLVASILHFWPTQPGLHELLITMFLFLTAPVSAHLLGRVAMRSQHGHDPKSAHAIPPSTQE; encoded by the coding sequence ATGGATATATTGATTGCCATATTGGCGCTGGCAGGTGCGGTGCTGACATTGATTGGCTCGTTGGGATTGGTTCTGCTACCCGACACCTTGACCCGGCTGCATGCCCCCACCAAGACGAGTACATTGGGGCTGGCATGCCTGTTGGTGGCATCCATTCTACATTTCTGGCCGACCCAGCCCGGGCTGCATGAGCTGCTGATTACAATGTTTCTATTCCTCACCGCACCTGTATCGGCCCATTTGCTGGGGCGGGTGGCGATGCGCTCACAGCATGGGCATGATCCCAAATCGGCCCACGCCATCCCGCCATCGACGCAGGAATAA
- a CDS encoding K+/H+ antiporter subunit F produces MLNWALWLAIGMVLLAFMLAFWRLLRGPAAVDRVLSLDTLYLNAIALIVLLGMAWSDKSYFEVGMLIALLGFIGTVALARFLLHKRVME; encoded by the coding sequence ATGTTGAACTGGGCATTGTGGCTGGCAATCGGCATGGTGCTGCTGGCGTTCATGTTGGCTTTCTGGCGTTTGTTACGCGGCCCGGCTGCGGTTGATCGCGTATTGTCGCTGGATACGCTTTATCTGAATGCCATTGCGTTGATCGTGCTGTTGGGTATGGCGTGGTCGGATAAAAGCTATTTTGAGGTGGGCATGTTGATTGCGTTGCTGGGTTTTATCGGAACCGTGGCGCTGGCGCGTTTTCTCTTGCACAAGCGGGTCATGGAGTAG
- a CDS encoding Na+/H+ antiporter subunit E — MARKWLNLPLSAALLMAWLLVNSSMSAGQLVLGGILALLLPVCLGRFRQAGTIRLRKPLLAIRLWLVFMWDIGVANLQVARQVLFESRRLKSELIHVPLDTNEPLVAVMLGAMVTLTPGTVTIEADAEARRLIVHVLHTTDSLAVIQGIKQRYEQPLKEIFGC, encoded by the coding sequence ATGGCTCGTAAATGGCTCAACCTGCCACTGAGTGCGGCGTTGTTGATGGCCTGGTTGCTGGTCAACAGCAGCATGAGTGCTGGTCAACTGGTACTGGGGGGCATTTTGGCACTGCTGTTGCCAGTGTGCCTTGGGCGTTTTCGGCAAGCTGGCACCATCCGGTTGCGTAAACCCCTGCTGGCCATCAGATTGTGGTTGGTATTCATGTGGGATATTGGCGTGGCCAATCTGCAGGTCGCCCGGCAGGTGTTGTTCGAATCTCGACGGTTGAAATCGGAGCTGATCCATGTACCTTTGGATACCAATGAGCCGTTGGTGGCGGTGATGTTAGGGGCCATGGTGACGCTGACACCTGGCACTGTCACCATCGAAGCAGACGCCGAGGCCCGTCGCCTGATCGTACATGTATTGCATACCACCGATTCATTGGCCGTCATTCAAGGCATCAAGCAACGTTATGAGCAGCCACTGAAGGAGATTTTTGGATGTTGA
- a CDS encoding monovalent cation/H+ antiporter subunit D, with protein sequence MIQHVLIVPVLLPLLLACSCMLAGDRVWLKRLLVLVGNTLLAAVTVVLVWWAESDMIWSYMAGSWPAPFGIALVLDRLSALMLLTTALLSCLCFVYAWVRDWDLRGRHFHSLWLLQMMGLNGAFLTGDLFNLFVFFEVMLAASYGLLLHGDGEHRIGRGFAYVTINLLGSALFLIAASLFYGVLGSLNLADLARRIVVVDESRWMLIRVAGMLLFVVFALKAALAPMQLWLSGTYESASGPVAALFAVMTKVGVYAMFRVYTLLFGVEAGPLANLLSPWLVPLALLTLLLGALAVLGGRNLRAIAGGLVVGSVGTLLIGLVLGNQAGLAAALFYLPHSTWVAALFYLAADWFQTGRGTVGDALVPAPRVPHAALAGAGFLLAGMMAAGLPPFAGFLSKAWLLSAVGPESRGWIWGGVLVASLLTLIGLVRAGSVLFWKTTDDTMIHRDGRLVMAEWLPMGVLLVLLVALTVGAGAIGDYCLRTADQLLQPALYWRALGLEGGVANGS encoded by the coding sequence ATGATTCAGCATGTCTTGATTGTGCCTGTGTTGCTGCCGTTATTGCTGGCCTGCAGCTGCATGCTGGCAGGGGACAGGGTATGGCTGAAGCGTTTGCTGGTACTGGTTGGCAACACCTTGCTGGCTGCCGTGACGGTGGTGCTGGTGTGGTGGGCAGAAAGCGACATGATCTGGTCCTATATGGCTGGCAGCTGGCCTGCACCGTTTGGTATTGCGCTGGTGCTGGATCGCCTGTCTGCACTGATGTTGCTGACCACCGCTTTGCTGTCCTGCCTGTGTTTTGTCTATGCCTGGGTTCGGGATTGGGATCTGCGCGGTCGGCATTTTCACAGTTTATGGTTGTTGCAGATGATGGGCTTGAATGGGGCCTTCCTGACTGGGGATCTGTTCAATCTGTTCGTCTTTTTCGAGGTGATGCTGGCGGCCTCATATGGCTTGTTGCTGCATGGTGACGGCGAGCATCGGATTGGGCGTGGTTTTGCCTATGTCACCATCAACTTGTTGGGTTCGGCATTGTTTCTGATTGCAGCCAGCCTGTTCTATGGGGTGTTGGGCTCACTCAACCTGGCGGACCTGGCCCGGCGAATTGTGGTGGTGGATGAAAGCCGCTGGATGCTGATTCGTGTGGCCGGCATGCTGCTGTTCGTGGTGTTTGCCTTGAAGGCCGCACTAGCGCCAATGCAACTGTGGTTGTCCGGTACTTATGAGTCGGCCAGCGGGCCGGTGGCGGCGCTGTTTGCCGTGATGACCAAGGTTGGTGTGTATGCAATGTTTCGTGTGTATACATTGTTGTTTGGTGTTGAGGCTGGGCCATTGGCCAATCTATTGTCCCCATGGTTGGTGCCGTTGGCGTTGCTGACCTTGTTGCTGGGGGCCTTGGCGGTATTGGGGGGCCGTAATCTGCGAGCTATTGCTGGAGGGCTGGTGGTGGGCTCGGTCGGTACCTTGCTGATTGGGCTGGTGTTGGGTAACCAGGCAGGCCTGGCAGCAGCCTTATTCTATTTGCCGCACAGTACCTGGGTAGCTGCGTTGTTCTATCTGGCGGCAGACTGGTTTCAGACAGGGCGCGGTACGGTAGGGGATGCGCTGGTGCCTGCACCACGTGTGCCCCATGCAGCCTTGGCAGGAGCAGGTTTTTTGCTTGCTGGCATGATGGCGGCTGGCTTGCCACCGTTCGCCGGTTTTTTGTCCAAAGCATGGCTGTTGTCGGCAGTGGGGCCGGAAAGCCGGGGCTGGATATGGGGTGGCGTGCTGGTGGCAAGCCTGCTGACACTCATCGGTTTGGTCCGTGCTGGCAGTGTGTTGTTCTGGAAAACCACAGACGACACTATGATCCATCGTGATGGCCGGCTGGTCATGGCAGAATGGCTGCCGATGGGGGTGCTGTTGGTGCTGTTGGTGGCTTTGACGGTTGGTGCCGGGGCGATTGGGGATTATTGCCTGCGCACTGCGGATCAGTTGTTGCAGCCGGCCTTGTATTGGCGTGCATTGGGACTGGAAGGGGGTGTCGCGAATGGCTCGTAA
- a CDS encoding Na+/H+ antiporter subunit C has product MELLFAAGVAVLTACGIYLSLRPRSFDVVLGLTLLSYAVNLFIFGMGRLHPGAPPLIRDGVTHYADPLPPALVLTAIVIGFAMTALLLALAVRKRFVSRTDLVDVKDGR; this is encoded by the coding sequence ATGGAGTTGTTGTTTGCAGCCGGTGTGGCGGTATTGACCGCCTGCGGCATCTATTTGAGCCTGCGACCACGCAGTTTTGACGTGGTATTGGGGCTGACCTTGCTGTCTTATGCGGTCAACCTGTTCATTTTTGGCATGGGGCGCTTGCACCCAGGTGCACCACCTTTGATCCGTGATGGTGTAACCCACTATGCCGACCCCTTGCCACCGGCACTGGTCCTGACCGCCATCGTCATCGGCTTTGCCATGACAGCATTGTTGTTGGCCCTGGCTGTACGCAAGCGCTTTGTCAGCCGTACTGACCTGGTCGACGTAAAGGATGGGCGATGA
- a CDS encoding monovalent cation/H+ antiporter subunit A, translating into MLALMLLLPFAVAVLLPFSGRLGLRLPAWLAGAVCAGLLGWLVWHAPWPGLDISYSHRWLPALGLRFSLSLDGLGYLFGLLIAAIGLLVVVYARYYLSRADSLPRFYSYLLLFMGAMLGVVWSDNLLLLMVFWELTSLSSFLLIGFWHEGRQARIGARMALTVTGAGGLAMFAGFLLLGDIVGSFDLHAVIAARAQIQADPWFPLALGLILLGAFTKSAQFPFHFWLPQAMAAPTPVSAYLHSATMVKAGVFLLARLYPALGGNDWWFSMVAPVGLATLLVGAYCALYRDDLKGLLAYSTISHLGLITLLFGLDTPEAAIAGVFHIINHAIFKAGLFMTAGIIDHETGTRDMRVLRGLYRFMPVTTVLGTVAAASMAGVPLLNGFLSKEMFYAQALAAQPLGTTWLLPALAWLATALSVAYSVRFVHLVFFARPVAELPRVPHEPPRWMRIPVELLVLLCVAVGMAPQYTVDTLLRLALPSVIGETIPSFELAIWHGWTTPLAMSMAALVVGLLIYRFMHPLGMFERRMPVHLGSRTFATAMDELIRLARWLTQLSTDEQLRPLLRWIVVLTLLAGLLPWWAYDAPRRLPDWAGWPDDPGLIGLTLMMTVAGLLTVWLRHRRLLAMLMLAVVGLTVVLSFVQFASPDLALTQLAVEIASTVLLLLALRWLPVPTDAQPEPWWPRLRDAVLALIAGAGVFLVLYSVLQSPQDSLSGFYLEHALPLGGGANVVNVILVDFRGFDTLGEITVLAIAGLLLVKLLDDYAAVPQPAKPDSLLLATMARLILPFALLMSAYLYLRGHQAPGGGFVAGLVTAAGLLVQHIAYGSGWAARHMPVSGRRLSALGLLVAVGTGLGSWLFDKNFLTSGHGHLDLGWLGELEWASAALFDLGVYLVVVGATMAMLTRLAATQDPQEGHH; encoded by the coding sequence ATGCTTGCATTGATGCTTTTATTACCATTTGCAGTGGCGGTGTTATTGCCGTTCAGTGGTCGCTTGGGGCTGCGTTTGCCTGCTTGGCTGGCCGGCGCGGTGTGCGCCGGACTGTTGGGCTGGTTAGTGTGGCATGCACCCTGGCCGGGGCTGGATATCAGCTATAGCCATCGCTGGTTGCCAGCACTGGGCCTGCGGTTTTCGCTCAGTCTGGACGGGCTGGGCTACCTGTTTGGCTTGCTGATTGCGGCCATCGGCCTGCTGGTCGTGGTGTATGCCCGGTATTACCTGAGCCGGGCCGATTCCTTGCCACGTTTCTACAGCTATTTGCTGTTGTTCATGGGGGCCATGCTGGGCGTGGTGTGGTCGGATAACCTGCTGCTATTGATGGTGTTTTGGGAGCTGACCAGTCTAAGTTCTTTCTTGCTGATCGGTTTTTGGCACGAAGGCCGTCAGGCGCGGATTGGTGCGCGCATGGCATTGACCGTGACTGGTGCGGGTGGGCTGGCTATGTTTGCCGGTTTCCTGCTATTGGGTGACATCGTCGGCAGTTTCGATTTGCACGCGGTCATCGCCGCCCGGGCGCAAATCCAGGCTGATCCCTGGTTCCCATTGGCGTTGGGGTTGATTTTGCTGGGGGCATTCACCAAGTCTGCACAATTCCCTTTCCATTTCTGGTTGCCGCAAGCCATGGCGGCACCCACCCCTGTATCGGCCTACCTGCATTCGGCCACCATGGTCAAGGCGGGTGTGTTCTTGCTGGCCCGGTTGTATCCAGCGCTGGGGGGCAACGATTGGTGGTTTTCGATGGTGGCCCCGGTGGGCTTGGCGACATTGCTGGTCGGGGCGTATTGCGCGCTGTATCGGGATGACCTGAAAGGGCTACTGGCCTATTCCACCATCAGCCACCTTGGCCTGATCACGCTGCTGTTTGGGCTGGATACTCCTGAGGCTGCCATTGCCGGGGTGTTCCATATCATCAACCATGCCATCTTCAAGGCAGGCCTATTCATGACGGCAGGTATTATCGATCATGAGACTGGCACGCGAGACATGCGGGTATTACGAGGCCTGTACCGTTTCATGCCGGTGACAACGGTGTTGGGCACCGTGGCGGCTGCCTCAATGGCTGGTGTGCCGTTATTGAATGGTTTCCTGAGCAAGGAAATGTTTTACGCCCAGGCATTGGCGGCCCAACCGCTGGGCACGACCTGGCTGCTGCCAGCATTGGCCTGGCTGGCTACCGCATTGAGTGTGGCCTATTCGGTGCGTTTTGTGCACCTGGTGTTCTTTGCCAGGCCGGTGGCTGAGTTGCCACGGGTACCACACGAACCCCCACGCTGGATGCGTATCCCGGTCGAATTGCTGGTGTTGCTGTGCGTGGCTGTGGGCATGGCGCCGCAATACACGGTGGACACCTTACTGAGGCTGGCGCTGCCAAGTGTGATCGGGGAGACGATCCCATCGTTTGAATTGGCGATCTGGCATGGCTGGACGACCCCATTGGCGATGAGCATGGCTGCACTGGTGGTGGGGTTGTTGATCTACCGGTTCATGCATCCGTTGGGCATGTTTGAGCGTCGCATGCCGGTTCATTTGGGTAGTCGTACCTTCGCCACAGCGATGGATGAGCTGATCCGGCTGGCCCGTTGGCTGACGCAGTTGAGTACAGATGAGCAGCTACGGCCATTGCTGCGCTGGATTGTCGTACTGACGTTGCTGGCTGGGCTGTTGCCATGGTGGGCCTATGACGCACCGCGCCGGTTGCCGGATTGGGCAGGTTGGCCCGATGATCCTGGGTTGATCGGGTTGACCTTGATGATGACCGTGGCTGGTTTGCTGACAGTCTGGCTGCGTCATCGTCGTTTGCTTGCCATGTTGATGCTGGCGGTTGTCGGTCTGACTGTTGTGTTGAGTTTTGTGCAATTCGCATCGCCCGACTTGGCTTTGACACAACTGGCGGTGGAGATAGCCAGTACTGTCCTGCTGCTCTTGGCCTTACGTTGGTTGCCAGTGCCTACGGATGCCCAGCCCGAGCCCTGGTGGCCCCGATTGCGAGATGCTGTATTGGCGCTGATTGCTGGGGCTGGAGTGTTCCTGGTGCTGTACTCGGTATTGCAATCACCACAGGACTCGCTGTCTGGCTTTTACCTGGAACATGCATTGCCGTTGGGCGGGGGGGCCAATGTGGTGAACGTGATCCTGGTGGATTTCCGTGGCTTCGATACTCTGGGTGAAATCACCGTGCTGGCGATTGCCGGTTTGCTGTTGGTGAAGTTGTTGGATGATTACGCGGCGGTCCCTCAACCCGCCAAGCCGGATTCGCTGTTACTGGCGACCATGGCACGGCTGATCCTGCCATTTGCCCTGTTGATGTCGGCTTACCTGTATCTGCGCGGCCATCAGGCACCTGGCGGTGGTTTTGTGGCCGGATTGGTAACGGCTGCAGGTCTGCTCGTTCAGCATATTGCCTATGGCAGCGGTTGGGCCGCGCGCCATATGCCGGTCAGCGGTCGTCGACTGTCGGCGTTGGGGTTACTGGTGGCCGTGGGGACAGGGCTGGGCAGCTGGCTGTTCGACAAGAATTTCCTGACCAGTGGCCATGGTCATCTCGACCTGGGCTGGTTGGGCGAGCTGGAGTGGGCCAGTGCAGCGTTGTTTGATCTGGGCGTCTATCTGGTGGTGGTCGGCGCCACCATGGCCATGTTGACACGACTGGCCGCAACCCAAGACCCGCAGGAGGGACATCACTGA
- a CDS encoding TatD family hydrolase, with translation MLIDTHCHLDAPEFDTDRDEVIAASCAAGVSGVVVPAVGVFNFASTLDMRQHHGCVLAFGLHPIYIDQHRDAHLATLREWVVQHQPAAIGEVGLDGFVPGLDMARQEWLLAEQLKLARDFELPVLLHIRKSQDLILKHLRKTGVRSGIAHAFNGSRQQADEFLKLGFKLGFGGAMTFERALRIRELAATLPDDAIVLETDAPDISPAWAYKQRNTPAYLPQIADELAALRGTTRDAVIRMTYANACQVLPQLVDAVLISH, from the coding sequence ATGTTGATCGACACACATTGTCATCTGGATGCACCCGAATTTGATACCGACCGGGATGAGGTGATTGCTGCATCTTGTGCGGCGGGCGTGAGCGGGGTGGTGGTGCCTGCGGTAGGGGTGTTCAATTTTGCCAGCACCCTGGACATGAGACAGCACCATGGCTGTGTACTTGCGTTTGGATTGCATCCCATCTATATCGACCAACACCGTGATGCCCATCTGGCCACGTTGCGGGAATGGGTGGTACAGCATCAACCCGCAGCCATTGGCGAGGTTGGACTGGATGGCTTTGTGCCAGGGCTGGATATGGCACGACAGGAATGGCTATTGGCCGAACAATTGAAGCTGGCCAGGGATTTCGAGTTGCCTGTTTTGTTACATATTCGCAAAAGTCAGGATCTGATTTTGAAACATTTGCGAAAAACCGGTGTCCGATCCGGCATCGCGCATGCTTTCAACGGTAGCCGGCAACAGGCGGACGAATTCCTGAAGCTGGGTTTCAAGTTGGGATTTGGCGGTGCGATGACCTTCGAACGCGCTTTGCGTATTCGTGAACTGGCGGCAACCTTGCCTGACGACGCGATCGTACTGGAAACCGACGCGCCGGACATTTCGCCAGCCTGGGCTTACAAGCAGCGTAATACACCTGCCTATCTGCCCCAAATTGCCGATGAATTGGCGGCTTTGCGTGGTACGACACGTGATGCGGTGATTCGCATGACATACGCCAACGCATGCCAGGTATTGCCACAGTTGGTGGATGCCGTGCTGATTTCCCATTGA
- a CDS encoding DUF2147 domain-containing protein: MTHFLTRTLVAIITTGLAGLTLANTDSPVGKWKTIDDKTGKPRGVVEITEQNGILTGRIIGNFPKPGEPENPVCEKCDGDKKGKPIIGLVFLEGLKKNGNEYTDGKILDPENGNVYSSKLKVLDGGKKIEVRGFIGISLLGRSQTWVREE, from the coding sequence ATGACCCATTTCCTGACCCGCACACTGGTCGCCATCATCACAACTGGTCTGGCGGGCCTCACGTTGGCAAATACTGATTCGCCTGTCGGCAAATGGAAAACCATTGACGACAAAACCGGCAAACCACGTGGTGTTGTTGAAATCACAGAGCAAAACGGCATATTGACCGGCCGCATCATCGGCAACTTCCCCAAGCCCGGTGAACCGGAAAACCCAGTCTGCGAAAAATGTGACGGTGATAAAAAAGGTAAACCGATCATTGGCCTGGTGTTTCTGGAAGGCTTGAAGAAAAACGGCAACGAATACACGGATGGAAAAATCCTCGACCCAGAAAACGGCAATGTGTATAGCTCGAAGCTGAAAGTTCTCGATGGTGGCAAAAAAATCGAAGTCCGTGGTTTTATTGGTATTTCGTTATTAGGCCGCAGCCAGACCTGGGTCCGTGAGGAATAA
- a CDS encoding DUF2147 domain-containing protein, whose product MFRSSPAAAILLFFTTSIQAADLSSPVGIWQTVDDKTGKQDGLVQIWEERGELKGKILKIVPIKPEDDPNAICDACPGQLKGQPITGLTFMWGLKKDGDRYQNGEILDPEDGAVYKASLTLKDGGKKLDVRGFVGLSVFGRTQTWIREP is encoded by the coding sequence ATGTTCCGATCCAGCCCTGCTGCAGCGATCTTGTTGTTCTTCACCACGTCTATTCAAGCCGCTGACCTTAGCAGCCCGGTTGGCATTTGGCAGACAGTTGATGACAAAACCGGCAAGCAAGATGGCCTGGTACAGATCTGGGAAGAACGTGGTGAACTGAAAGGAAAGATCCTGAAGATTGTACCGATCAAACCTGAGGATGATCCCAATGCCATATGTGACGCCTGCCCAGGTCAGCTGAAAGGCCAACCGATTACAGGTTTGACGTTTATGTGGGGGCTGAAAAAAGATGGGGATCGCTATCAGAATGGAGAAATTCTGGACCCGGAGGATGGCGCCGTTTACAAGGCGAGCCTGACATTGAAGGATGGCGGCAAGAAGCTGGATGTCAGAGGGTTTGTCGGCCTATCGGTGTTCGGCCGCACCCAGACCTGGATTCGTGAACCATAA
- a CDS encoding SRPBCC family protein, producing the protein MALLKTMLLMLIGMIVLLLLGSMLIPSQYHVQRSLEINAPAERVFSLLNAPKEWKHWTVWNQRDPAMLITYTGPESGVGAKWAWISRTEGNGEMTFTQSEPSKLVAYELVFPDFGSSSKGQLKLERTGTGTKVIWTNDGDVGSNPLMRYLVLVMDSLIGPDFEQGLTNLKKRAESAT; encoded by the coding sequence ATGGCTTTGTTGAAGACAATGCTGCTGATGCTGATTGGCATGATTGTGCTGTTGTTGTTGGGCAGCATGCTGATTCCCAGCCAGTATCACGTACAGCGGAGCCTTGAGATCAACGCCCCTGCCGAACGTGTATTTTCATTGCTGAATGCCCCCAAAGAGTGGAAACACTGGACAGTCTGGAATCAACGTGATCCAGCCATGCTCATCACCTATACAGGACCGGAAAGTGGTGTTGGAGCAAAATGGGCGTGGATCAGCCGTACCGAAGGTAATGGCGAAATGACGTTCACCCAATCAGAGCCAAGCAAGCTGGTCGCCTATGAACTGGTATTCCCGGATTTCGGCAGTAGCTCCAAAGGCCAACTCAAGCTGGAACGTACTGGTACAGGTACCAAGGTGATCTGGACGAATGATGGAGATGTCGGCAGCAATCCGCTCATGCGCTATCTGGTGTTGGTCATGGATAGCCTGATCGGGCCAGATTTCGAACAGGGTCTGACCAACCTGAAAAAACGCGCGGAATCGGCGACCTGA